A window of Sorex araneus isolate mSorAra2 chromosome 3, mSorAra2.pri, whole genome shotgun sequence genomic DNA:
AGGGACCAGCGGCCAGAGGCCCGTGCGGGCGCCCAGGCTAGCGGCACTGCATGGCTTCGAGCTGGCTCCTGAAAGCTCTGTGGTGCCAACCTCTCGCCCACCACCTCATGCCACACTTCCCAGTCTTAATTGCGTACACCCAGCCCCTCAGTTGACACTGTGGTCAGAAGTGTCATTTCCATTTCATGGTCTCTGGACAAAAGACTCCcggaccgggggtggggggagggagcgggGCGAAAACGGCTTGCCAGGGAGGAGCAGTGGACACTGCATCCTGGCGCTCGCTGACCTTCCCTGGCGTGGAGGACGGTCACCATGAAGCAGCCAGGGGCGGCTAGGGACGGGGCCACATGCCTGCTTTCAGTCACGCCAATGTTGGCAGCTTGAACCTCCCACGGGGGAGCACTGACACCCCAGAACCTGGCAGATGTACCAGCCAGGGCTTCTCCTGCCACCATCAAGAGCTGGTGGTTACGGTGCCCGCCAGCACGTCAGGagtccagcactgcacagggttgaaagcagggctggggtgcagctcaGCCGGGGAGTGTGAGCCACTGGgcatggtccccagcatcacagaaaaCACAGAGAATAGGGAAGACCTCAGCCCAGAGGTCTCCCTGCTGCTCCAGCCAAGCAACAAGGTATGCACCACCGCAAACTGCCCTGCGTGTCTTCACAGACGATTATACGGGCTAGAACATAAAGGGacgggagagacagtgcagcgggaaaggcacctgccttgcacctggccaacctggtttccatctctggcaccccaggtggagtgatccctgaaccaggaattagccctgcgcactgctgggtgggtgtgtcccccaacaaaacacaacagaaaggAACATACTAGTAAATGCAAACTTCTTTATTAATTTCGCTTCTCTTTAGTTTGGGGccgcacctagcagtgctcagggcttactcctagcagggctcgggagaccatctggggtgccaggagcaAACCTAGCCTGGCCACCTGCAGACAAGTGCCCTGTACACTGTTGCATCTCTCCAGCCATTCACTAACTTCCCCCTCGCTGGGTAAATGACTGGGGACTCATGGCCTCACGCTGGCCCCATGCACGGCCCAAGCGACAGAGTTCTTATTGCAGGCCCCAAACGTCTTTAATAAGAAAGCAATGAGATGAACTGCCGAGGGTGGTATCTGCCTTCCAGGACAGATGCCCAGCTGGGTAGGAGAGGTGggttttcatacatttttttttttttgctttttgggttacacccagcaatgctcaggggttactcctggttctaccctctgaaattactcctggtggtggtcataaggggtgccagagaccccaacccaggttggctccttacaaggcaaatgccctccctgctatactatcgctctggccgcaggttttcactttattattattattattattattatttttattattgttatcttTCTGGAACATTTGACTGTTCCTGTTTCATTCAGTGGGACTCTATGTGGGGACAACAGGACACTTCTGGCTTTCTCCTTGGCACTCTCTGGTGACAACGGCCACACCCGTGGGGGCCTCCCCGCCCATGGCAGGCAGGTGAGGGGCGAGGGTTACCTGGTGATGATGGCCAGGTGCGGGGGGTTCATGCAGGCGCCCATGAAGAGCACCACGTTCTCGTGCCGTGTCTGTCGGTAGTTCATCACCTCCTTCTTGAACAGCTTCAGGTGGTCCTGGTTGTGGCCGTCCATCTCCAGCACGCAGATGGCCACCTCACCGTGCCAGCGGCCACGGTGCACCCGGCCCCAGCGGCCCTGCCCGATGGGCTCGCCCAGCTCCACCTGCTCAAAGGGGATGTCCCACTCCTGCAGGTACACGCTGGTCTGGCTGGCCTTGCGGGAGATGGGGCCGCGCCAGGCTCGCCGGGAGCTGGGCAGGTCGTCCACCTCGTCCTCGTCATCCTCAGCCTCCGACTTGCCCGTCTCGGGCTCCTCGTCAGGCTGCAAGGAGAGGTGGGAAGGTCCCATGACCAACATgtccagcagcgctcagggatcgGGCGCTGGGGACCAGACAGGTCTGGATGGGGCGAAGAGCATCTGGGCTCCGAGATGGGGAGGcaagagggggcagagggaggcatGAGTCAGCTGTGCCCCAGGCTCTGCTCCCTTAGCCCtacagccctccccccccccaagtgccCTGAGCGTCATCAAATCTCGGGAAGAACGTGGCATCCCTTGGCATGAAGAATTCAGCGGCATTCACCCCCAAACGTGCCAGTACTTTCTAAAGCTCTCTGCACtgcgcagggccaggagcaggagACACATTTGGTTCAAGGGCCAAGTCCAGGTGCTTGGCCTGGGCTGGGCCCAGAATCTTCAAGAAGCTACAGATCAAAGTCTGGCCTCATTTCAGAGGGACCGAGCGAGCAAGGGAACAAGCATCTCTGGGTCTCAGGCAGACCAAATGCTGACTTGACTTCTGACAGCAAAGCCCAAGGCAGGCGGTTCTGCCACCTGTCCATATGCCCAGAGCCACTGCAGTGGGCATGGGTGGGGGGCTAGTTTCGGGGtgtggcacccccaccccgcctgcacGAGactggggagggcagagaggacaGGGACCCTGCCCACCATCGTGCCCCCTCACCTCAACATCCTGGTCCTCCAACACGTCGGCCTGCATCTGGCTGTCGGGCCTGTGAGTGAAACACAACTGGTCAGGGCGACCCCCGGGGCAGGCAAGGGGCTCCCTGGGTAAATCTAACAAAGGGCCCAAACACTCGCTTTGATTCACTTGGTCCTGGGAGAGGCAGCAGGGAAGCAGACAGCCGACAGACGGCGGGGGCCGGACCTGCTGGTCCCTCTCGAGCCCTGGCTTGGACACTGAGGTCCTTTCGGACTGACACTCGAGAGAGGGTCCAAGCatgtacacaggcacacactccaGCAGCCTGGTGTCTGGGAACTGGCTTGTGCAATTTTCCgtctttaatttgtttgtttattttggccgtatctggcaatgctcagggttacccctggctctcaggaatcactcaggaatcactcctggtggtgcttggggaccagatggggtgccagggatcgaacccaggtcagctgaatacAAGGccagttccctacccactgtgctatctctctaacccctgtctcaattttttaaaatagggccCAGGGGCCATGAGCTGCCCTCTGCAGTATTCTAGCCAGTGAGCCTGATGGGTCAGTGTTGGGGCCTGGCGGGGTACCCAgacaatcagtgctcagggggctcacaGAGTTATACCCattgatgtttgggggaccacgtggtgctgttTGGGGAACCACGAGGCTTCACAGGGGCACCGTGAAGTGCTGGGGTCAGCAGAATGCAAGAGACTGCAAGAGGGAAACCACtgtgccgtctctccagcccatcacgcaatttcttgttttcttgtttattgttttgtgtttgatttttaggggtgtgtgtgtttcggagccacagctgacagtgctcaggggttactcctggctctgtgatcctcCCAGGATCACTAAGcccagtcacgtgcaaggcaagcacctcacccctaTCCTACTTCTGtggccattttttatttttggtgtgtttGTATTGGGGGGGCGTCTCAccattataaatttcttttttttttctttttgctttttgggtcacacccagcgatgctcaagggttactcctggctttgcactcaggaattacttctggcagtgcttgggggaccatatgggatgctggggatcgaacccgggtcggccacgtgcaaggcaaacgccctacccgctgtgctatcgctcctgccccattATAAATTTCTTAACCTCCGAGCTGGCTGACCCAACTCCACCAGCTGAGAGAATCGTGGCCCAGCGCTCAGCAGGTCTGACGTGGGGGAAGGGCTGGCGCTGGGAGATGCTTTCAGCAGCTTCCCGAACCCCACGTGCACTCGGTCCACCCTTCCAGCCTCTCCACCCTCCTCCCAAGGGTAGGAGCAAATGAGCCCTCCTGCGGCCCCGGGACCAGAGACTGAGTCAGCCCagcggggagagagacagagatgccgTGGGCTGGGCATGGGGCAGGGCAGAAGCGTGGAGGGGCGGGTGCCTACCGGGTGCCGTCCGCCACTGCGTCAGGGCACGGGGCCGCCGGTGGGAAGGCAGAAATGTCTGgaggaaacaaaaaaagcaaacgtGAAGCTTGAGACCCCCTTCCTGCTTCCTCTGCAAGGTCCCGTGTGGGGGGCACCCCGTCTACGCAGGTGGCACGACCCCTCCAGCCGCCTCACAGAGTGACACCCGGGCCGGCCGAGGAGCGTGTCCCTGAAACCCGCCGTGCCTGTGGCCTCGGGCAGCAGCTCTGCTCCAGAAGGAGGGCGAGCGCGGTTACTGTCTCTTCTCTgcaggcacccccccacccccggctgtggcaagcttcctagcACGAACtggtccttctggcccttgttctgGCTGTCtctgggtgttagtctcgtacCATGGAGGGGGACATAGAAAGTCTCTTCCCTGCCGTCCGTGTGAGCTTGTGGTTAAGCCACTGGCCGGAacctccttccttcccagcaccccacagccccTCAGAGCAGCacatgtctctggaccccagggCCTGGCGTCCCCGTGGAGGATTCTGGAGGCCCCACTGCCTTGGCTTCTGGGTTTGGGTGTGTGGGAGAGACGCCAGGGAGAGGTGGAAATTCAGCCTGTGCACTGGGCAGCCGGGGCTGGCTGACCTCTGAGTCTGTGGCTTCCTGGTTTTCACTGCAGGCCCCACATCTGGGGAAGCCGGAAGCTGGGGGGACCGTGTGCTGCAGGCTGCTGGCCTTCCGGTTCCCTCTGATCCTAACTGCATGCAGCGGGGCAGGGCCCCTGGTggacccctttctctctctcttccttcctgtttCCAGAAAAGGGCGGCCTGGGCTGGAAGGGGCTCTCAGAGGCTTGTTGCTCTCTCCCCGGGGTCAAAGGGCCCCCCTGCAGCCATGGAACTGCCCCGTCCCGGGGCCTACTCCAAGGCCAGGCGGCTGGGGGCCCCCACAGTGCCTCACCTCACAGGCCAGGCCTCCTGAGAAGGGAAATGCACACAGGCACCCACATCCCGGGCCAACTTCTCGGGGAATCCCACAGGCCCTGGAGCCCTGAGCTCAAGTCTCTCCGGAAACCATGACTACCAAGGAGAGCAGACAATTCTCCAGCATTGCTTCAAGGCCTCCACAAGAGATATGGagagatgtgtgtgcatgtgcatgcacgtgtctgtgtgtgtgtgtgtgtgtgtgtgacagagagagagaaagagacagagacagacagagatagaaagacactCAGGGAGAAACAGCATCCCGGGGAAGGACCCATATACTTGCTTAAAAATTAAGGGCATATTTTGAACTGTGCTCCAAAATATATCCAGATTTGGTataataaacacttttttttctcccctcccttctgtcTTATCTTCAGAAAAGGATGAAACCTTCTGGAAGAGAGGTCCTCTGCTGCTCTGGGGTAATCTCCGATACCTTCCTAGAGCCTGTAATCAGGAAGCTCTTGAAGGGAACCACAACAAAAATGGGAACAAGGGGCTGGACCTATAGTACAGAGGGGGGGGGGTCTGACCTgggtgacctgggtctgatccttggcatctcatgcggttccctgagcactgccaggagccagccctgagcatcaccgggcatgGGACCTTCCTAAAACCAGAGGCAGCTTCAAAGTCTTGGTGGGGCAGGCTCAGGCCCTGGCCACCACCAGCCCCCAAAACTCAGGCACAGCAACGTGTAGGAACACAGAGGCCTCCTCTGTGGGAGTCAAACAGGGCTACGGAAACCGAGACAACCAAAATACTGAGACATCAAGATAAGTTCCTTCAACCCAGGGAAAACCCTGTTAGCTCTGTAGTCTTGGTTTAAAACATGCAGCACTTAAGAACTGAACGTTATAGATTATACCGATGCCTTCAGTTAGAGCTAAGCACTAATCATAAAAATTCTGCAGGAGAAGGCGTATGGTCAGATTCAAAGGCTGGCACACAGTAAGGGTGCATGAAATTTCTGTGGCGAGAATCAACGTCTAAACTGAGCTGCCAAgtcttttcctttaaattttctgCACCCAGGAGGCACTTCCAGTGAGAGCCAGCAGATGGCGCCGCGTGGTAAGGCTTGGAAAGCGGAGCGGGAGCCCTTTCCCTGTCACGCGGCCTGGAAGGTAGACAGGTGCTCAGAAGGCATCAAACCTCCTGCCGAGCGACTGCCTGCAGCCTCAGGCCAGAGCTCCCCTCCCACCAAGAcaccagccctgccaggggcCCGCCTCCAAGTCAGTCCTCCATAACCGGCAGGTGAGAGAGGTGGGCTGGACGGAGGGGTCAGGACAAGGGGCAGTGGGCGGGCCATGCAGAGGACTCACCTGGGAAGATAAACTGCTGTCTATGATGAATGAAGGAGGCAGCTTTGAACAGAAGAGGAGGCgagtcacacacacagaatgcAAGCGTGGGCTTGGAGACGAGggctggccccggggctggggcctCCTCGCCGGCCCCCACGGGCCTGGCCTGGGTGGCAGTGACCCACACAGGAAGGAGAAAATGAACTGGGCGGGACAAGTACTGGGGCCCATCCCGGCCCCCTCCCTGGCCTGGCGGGAAAACACGGGAGAGACCAAGGGCGGCTCTGAAGGCGTGGATGCAGCACTGCGGGGGGCAGACGGGGGCCCCTTCTCCTGCACTCACCCCCAGCGGTGCAAAGGCTGCAGTGCCCTGCCCTCAccaatcaccatgagacaaaaaAAATCCTCTCTTCGAGGAGCCGCCAAGGCCTTGCTCACCTGTGTGAGGCCTGGGGTTGCCCCCGGCATCACATGGGCTCCAGAGCACTGTAGTaaggagcacccctgagcacagagtgggaaagccactgagcactgcaggatgtagcCCAACCTCCCTGGGGCTCTGGCTGCTCTGAGGTGGGGCCCTGGAGCCGGCTGAGCCTCCCCAAGGCAGGACCAACAGCCCGTCCCAGGTCATCTTCAGAGACGTTTCTTTGTGTCCGGAGAGAACAGATTTATATTcagagacaaacagaaacatGTGGCCAGTGCAAGGGGCCATGGTGGTCAGGGTGAACCTGGCCCTGGGCTCTAGGGCAGAGGCCATCGCCTGCGGGGAACACTCTGGACAGGGAACAGCAGACCCCCACCTGGGGACATCAGGGAGCACCGAGGGACTGGGGCTGATTCGGCAAACAGAAGTTTTTCCTACGGCTGTTGCCTTCCATGCAGGCCCTGACtttgagagagaggaaaaaaaaagaagcccaagCTGGGAGGAGCTGCAAAAGGGCCAGTTTCCAAGGCTAAGGGAAGAGCAGGGGAGAAGGGGTTAATGTGCCGGGCACTCTGGAGGGCGGGCGAGCAGTGCCAGGACACAGGATGGCAGGAAACGCCCGGCCATGCGCGTTCATGGCAAGGGCAGGCCAAGAGAAGATTCTCACAGAACCCCCGTCTCAGATCACCCCCAAAAGTGGTCCCGGAACTCTCACGAGGCAAGGGCCGGAGACTCACGTGGCAGGAAGGAGATTCGGCAGGCGGGGGCTTCTTTTGTACACCTGTTGTGACATTTCAACCTGGGAGGGAAGACGGGGTCTGTGACAGCTGTCACGCCAAGGCGACGCCTGCTTGCCTGCCTCCACTCCCCCAacttttcgtgtgtgtgtgtgtgagtgtgtgtgtgtgtgtgtgtgtgtgtgtgtgtgtgtgtgtgtgtgtgtgtaatatggggtcacacctggcggtactcgggacttacccctggccctgtgctcaggcatcactaccGGCAGGgctctggaggaccatatggggttgccCAGGACTGGACCCCGGTTGCCACATGCGAGGCCAGAACCTGAACCCCCGAACTGTCTCTGCTGTCTCACACCTCTGACCGGGTCCACGAGCCAAGGCCGTGTCTCACACACAGGACCACAGTGGCCAGCGGGCCAGCAGCCGCCCTCCCCCGCACAGGTCTACACAGTACCTCCTAGCCCTCTCGGTGATTGGCCCTCAGTGTCCCCACTTGGATCGTGGGTTGCACCGAGCTCTCCTCCCGGAGAGACGATTCTCCACCCAGGCAGACGCCGAGGCAGAGGCCAAGTTCCCAGAGACAAGTTTAAGGGGGATGTTTGTGACCACAGGCTGGGCGGGGAGTAAAAAAGTCTCTCCATTGCACTGCAGCGCGGCGGGAGGTGGAGGCACGATGGGGAGGCGGGTATCCGCCACGGGGCTCCCACTGACCAGAAGGCCTCCCGGCCTCCCCTGGACAAGCCCAGAAAGCACAGCCCGGGCTCACCGTGCTCTCCAGAGAAGGTTCCGGCACTCCTAGGAGTCAGGAGACACCAGGAAACAACTTCCACCTAAGCGACACCAGAGGCCCCAACTGACCGCAGAGACCTCACTGACCGCAGAGACCTCACTGACCGCAGAGACCCTCACTGACCACAGAGCCCCTCACTGACCACAGAGCCCCCCACTGACCACAGAGCCTCTCACTGACTGCAGAGACCCTCACTGACCACAGAGCCCCTCACTGACCAGAGAGCCCCTCACTGACCGCAGAGCCCCTCACTGACCGCAGAGCCCCTCACTGACCACGGAGCCCCTCACTGACCGCAGAGTCCCCCACTGACCACAGAGCCCCTCACTGACTGTAGAGCCCCTCACTGACAGCAGAGCCCCCACGGACCGCAGAGCCCCCCACTGACCACAGAGCCCCTCACTGACTGCAGAGCCCCTCACTGACCGCAGAGCCCCTCACTGACCACAGAGCCTCTTCTGGACAGACCTGCCGGGGCCCACATGCTGCCAATGCCACGGAGCGGAAGTGCTGGTGCGGCGGGTCGGGCACCTGCATGCAGCCAGGTCTGCtcccggcatcccacgtggtcctctgagccggCCAAgactgattcttgagcacagagccaggagtaagccctgagcactgcaggtatggtacccaaacaaacaaataaatgcttCTAGTGGTTTGGTGCCTGCCAGTTCAGGTTCTTAAATCAACCCTGACAAATACTGGAACGGCCTCTCTGggcataaaaataacaatgactgGGCCCAGAACACAGACTTGAGGCGCACCCTCGGAGAGCACTGTTCCAGACACGTCCTCTCCCGCCCGGAAGAGAGACCTGAGCTCTGCTCTGTATCTAGGCGCTCCCCTCCTCAGAACATGTCTCTCCTGGCCACCAgcggtgagtgtgtgtgtgtgcgcgtgtgcgtgtgaaCACAGGTGAAACTGCAGAACACCTGAGTTCGCCTCCCATCCCCCTCTGCCTTTACCCAAGATATTCTCCAGGTCTCGGATTTACTTCCTCCCTTGGCCACCCTGGCAAACTTCTATTCATCCTTCAAAGCCCCCCCCCTCGACAAGCCCCTCTGGGAGTGCAGCCTGGCCTGATGCCTCCTTAACCCCCCTAGAGAGGccggtccctcctggcaggctgaaTGGGGCTGTGGCCCTCAGGCCCGGAGTGCCCGGGGCCCCGAGGGTGATCTGGAATCACCTGCAGTACTTGCACTTCACTCCGAACATCATGCTCTTCTGGcacacgtggcagacctgggacAGCCAGGACTTGGTGGAGAACCTGCAGGAGAAAGAAAGCAGATCCCATGGGCCGGGAGACCTGGGCCTGGACGGCTGACCCCACCCAGTCCCCACCCTCTCGGGGCACCCAGCGGCCCAGCCTCCTGGCAGCCTCCCTCCTGCGTGCGGAGCCAAGGGTCCTCATTGCCAAGAGCCCCACGTTATGTGGGCACGGGTGCCAGTTCTCTGGCAGGCCATTTGGCAAGAGGGATGACAAATGTGTCAGCCCTCTCACCCAAGAATTTCAGCTCAGAACCTATGCACTGGGCACTCCCACGGGGTCAAACCTCATGCAGGTCAGGTTACCCCCTGCGGGATGTTGGGGCAGTGGAAGGTGACACAGACAACTGAGAGGTGGGGGGCACCCCACACCAGGGCTTTGGATGGGGCCTGGGTATCTGGAGGCCCCCAGAGCGCTGAGGTGAGCCCTGGTTTCTCCTGCGTCCCTGCCCTCGGCAGTTAGAGGCGGAAACGGCTGCGGGTGGCCCAGCCCCGGACCCTCCCGCCCACCACGCTGTCCTACCTGTGCGTGACCGACAGTCCGATGTCCCTTCGTACCATCTGCGGGGATCCCTGTGGGAGGTCTGCAGGGAAGAGGCGGGTGAGGTGGGCTGGGGCaccctgcagggcccctgggatcacagaccatggggtgggggcagagaagcACAGCCCTGACCCGGCATCACGGCAACAGCAATGGCCGAGCTGCATCCAGGATGACTCTGGCCATGGGAAGGCCGTGTGCAGGGCGGGGTGAGACCCCAGCTCCTGGCCGAGGATGAGGCGGGGTGGAGCGAGACTCCCCCACAGCACCTCGCCTTCACGCTCCCCTGGATGCACCGACAGCCCCACTCCCAGCTGAATTCTGGGGACTGCACCCCGTGGCAGCAGCTGCTGGCTCTGCGTGGGGGTCAGAGGTGGGGTGGCCGGGAGGCACAAGGACCTCCTGAAAATCAGGGGCTGTGACAGCCGCACTGGGTGGGAAGCACGAGGCCAGGGTGAGGGCTCACAGCGCCCCCACGTGGCCTGGCCTTTGGAGAAGTCTCACCACTGGATGGGGGTGTCCTGGTGAGAGGCACCCCAGCACTTCAGGTGCTAGCCTGCCACGGAGGAGCCTCTGGGAGCCACGCCTCCACTCAGCCTCCTGTCCCCGGGTGCACCCCACCTGCCGGGGCATCCCCTCGGCACTCAGCTCTGTCTCCCTGGAGTaagggggtccacacccagcctgAGTGGGGTTCTGTGCATCTGGGTGCGCTCTGGACAAAGTCAGAACTGTGGGGGGCTTCTCCCTGGAAATCCAGTAACCAAAGAGCCCCGTGACCCAGGCAGACAGAgacatagtgctcaggggtccggcCCACCCGGTGCCCCTGACTCTGGCGACAGCAGCCTCTCTTGGGCCCCCAGTGCCCCAAAGCCTGGCCTGGCACACAGTTCACGGAGGCTAGTCCCAACCCAAGCACCGAGAGAGGACAGCTGCAGGATCAAGTCCACCCACCCAAGGGTGGACACCCTGCCAGGACCGAGGGCTTGGGAGTCCGGTGGACCTCTGCAGCTCCTCCTGACACGGGCTCCCTCCTGAGGCCCCGCCACCCTACCAGGCACAGGCTCCGTCCAGAAGGGCGCAGGCTGCCCTTCTGAGAGAGGACGGAGACAGCAGGACCCTgggccctcccccgcctcccaggTCGGCTCTgcgtgtgttggggtgggggcgtgtTGCAGGTGCTGTGCCTGCTCTGAAAAGGGCCCTGGGACCAGGCACTCCCATCTGGGCCGCCTCTCTCCTCACCTGAGCCCCCTCCCGCtgggccccacccctgctcccctcctgcctccccctcagCTCTGCTCCAAGGGCCATGGGGCTCTGGCATTGTCCAGGGACAGACAGACCAGTGGACCCTGACCCGCTCGGGGGAAGCCCCTAGCACGGCCCCTGAAGACCTGCTCTCCCACTGTGTGTCAGGAGGGGGCTTCTCCATGCTGCACTCTCGCCCTCGTCTGCTGGTGGGGGCCCAGGGGGGCTCACCTGCACCAGCAGAGCAGAGGCGCCCGCCTGGCCCCACAGGTCACCTGCCAAGGCCGTCTGCGGGGGCTGCCCAGGGGCCCGCCCACTCTCCAAGTCTCCGCTCTGCCAAGCGCAGCTGCTGGCCGGGCTGTGGCACCTGTCGTCTTACAGCCACCTGTCCCCGAGCTGCTCCAGGCCCTCTGGCACCTCGGCTGGCGGCCTGGGGCAGGCCGAGAGGACCGAGAGGGTGACGGGACTCCGTGCCGACAGGGACAGCCATGCAAACACGCCTCGTGGTGGCACAGGGCTGAGAATGAGTCACACTCACCGAAcctggaggggggggagagagaaagagagcgagggGTGAGGGGGTCACGGCACATCCCAGACATGCTCCTCGTGGGGGCCGCGCTGACTGAGTGAAAGAAATCCTGGTGGTGGGAGAAGTTCGGTCCAGACCCCCACGACTGGGCCCTGAGGCTGTCCCGTCCCCAGGAGACGGTGAGGGTCACGACACCTGCCCCGAGAGACCCCCAGCTCCTCCCGTGGTCAGTGTTTGGGGGCAACTGAAAACCTGAGAGGAGGCGGTCAGAGGGGGGCTGCACCCATGGGGAGCAGTGGGGACGGGCAGCACAGTGTCCCTTGGGGTCCCTGTGTGGAGGGTCAGGCCACCCCAGCCGGGGCAGCGAAGGCAGCCAGGTGGCCGAGCACCCGTGTCAGTGCAGTTCTGGGGCTGTGTGGGGACCGATCACCAGCTGTGGGCGCCAAGGGGTGATGTCACCCCGCccgagtcccccaccccccaacactctCTGCAGGAGAAACCGAGAAGCTGAAGCCCCCTGAGGTCTCTGACTGACCCATGTACCCACTTGGTGGAAACCCCAGTGCTCCCGGaaggaggttggggtggggagctcCGCCCCTCTGGGGCTCCAGCAGGATGGGCAGAGTGGGTTCACAGTGTGGTTTCTGTCCTGGGGTGACACACTCCAAACCCTCAGTGATGTCCAGTCCCAGGACAGCTACACCAGGactgaggatggggtgggggcaggtgcagCCCAGACCGGAGAAGGGGCGTCCATGTCAGGAAGAGAAGCCTAGCACCCCACCAAGGGACACCCAAGGACAACACCCTCTTCCCCTCTGCACTATCCACAAGGGACACTGACAGGGACTGAACTGTCTGGCAAAGGCAGAGGAAAACTACCCGAGAACTACCCGTGGGTGCTGGAGTTAAAACTGCGGGTGCTCCAGCTTCTGGGAATTCCTAGATGTTTCTGTACTGGACTGCTGCATCCTCTGAAAGCTATGGTTAGGAGAGGCAAGGGGGTCCTTGAGgggcccaggagatggctcagtatactttgcatacaggaacCCCGGTTTGCTCCCGAACACCCAGAACATCAGGCTTGAagaagttcctgagcacca
This region includes:
- the LOC129403512 gene encoding kinase suppressor of Ras 1-like; protein product: MVRRDIGLSVTHRFSTKSWLSQVCHVCQKSMMFGVKCKYCRLKCHNRCTKEAPACRISFLPLKTENCTSQFPDTRLLECVPVYMLGPSLECQSERTSVSKPGLERDQQVRPPPSVGCLLPCCLSQDQVNQSECLGPLLDLPREPLACPGGRPDQLCFTHRPDSQMQADVLEDQDVEPDEEPETGKSEAEDDEDEVDDLPSSRRAWRGPISRKASQTSVYLQEWDIPFEQVELGEPIGQGRWGRVHRGRWHGEVAICVLEMDGHNQDHLKLFKKEVMNYRQTRHENVVLFMGACMNPPHLAIITSFCKGRTLHSFVRDPKTSLDINKTRQIAQEIIKGMGYLHAKGIVHKDLKSKNVFCDNGKVVITDFGLFGMSGVVLEGQRENQLKLSHDWLCYLAPEIVREMTPGKDEDQLPFSRAADVYAFGTVWYELQARDWPFKIQLAEALIWQIGSGEGMKRVLASVSLGKEVTEILSACWAFELQERPSFTMLMDMLEKLPKLNRRLSHPGHFWKSADMSSSKVAPRFERFGLGILESTNPKM